The Phycisphaeraceae bacterium genome includes a window with the following:
- a CDS encoding M64 family metallopeptidase, with the protein MAEESKLSSFRKELVDLISRDLLTMEKSRAVTPVGIIKALVLPLVLAGAVSHAHGQVSTLVDNGPSANRVDIVFMGDGYTAGDDINVLYPQHIQSFLDYTFGGSQDPFPRYQNFFNVHRIDVVSNEAGADIPPDGVFVDTALDSKYYHDGTTERLLYVSNFKAGQTLNNALSGTDITAEMRVITVNSDKYGGGGGSYAVYAGGNGLHEIGHQFARLADEYVSFNTPYTGSEPSEANVTRNPNGKWGVWLGYNDPDHPEIGPIGVYEGGRYYETDIFRPSQNSKMRSLNRAFDAVSREQIIRKIYELVDPIDVHTPTLTTLLNSGPLLVEVIDPAVIDLRWSVDDVFIDTADDDNSFDPRMFGYAFGTYEVRALAEDNTPWVRTPSIKAMVSEEVVWEINITGPAIDLDGSGSLTPDDVALAFTFLDAGEGFDLDGSGTGDQADIDYLIGTMIGTAYGDANLDLQVDIEDLSVLAGGFGLTGQIWSGGDFDGNGLVDLTDLSLLAGNWGFVASSVPEPVTAVGSLVWAVWLRRRGQLS; encoded by the coding sequence ATGGCGGAAGAGAGTAAGTTGAGTAGCTTCAGAAAAGAGTTGGTGGACCTGATATCGAGAGATTTACTCACGATGGAGAAGAGCCGGGCGGTTACGCCGGTTGGGATAATCAAAGCCTTGGTTCTGCCGCTGGTCTTGGCCGGGGCTGTTTCTCATGCGCATGGGCAGGTCTCTACGCTGGTTGACAACGGGCCATCGGCGAACCGCGTGGACATCGTTTTCATGGGCGATGGCTACACGGCGGGTGACGACATCAATGTTCTCTATCCACAGCACATCCAGTCGTTCCTCGACTACACGTTTGGTGGGAGTCAGGACCCTTTTCCGCGTTACCAAAACTTTTTCAACGTCCACCGTATCGATGTCGTGAGCAACGAGGCGGGTGCCGACATTCCTCCTGATGGTGTCTTTGTCGATACCGCTCTGGACTCGAAGTATTACCACGATGGGACCACCGAACGGCTCCTCTATGTCAGTAACTTCAAGGCGGGGCAGACGCTGAACAACGCGTTGTCGGGAACCGACATCACCGCTGAGATGCGCGTGATCACGGTTAACAGCGACAAGTATGGTGGCGGTGGCGGCTCTTATGCGGTTTATGCGGGCGGGAACGGCCTCCACGAGATCGGGCATCAGTTCGCCCGTCTTGCGGATGAGTACGTCTCGTTCAACACCCCCTACACCGGTTCCGAGCCGTCTGAAGCCAACGTGACACGAAATCCGAATGGCAAATGGGGCGTCTGGCTCGGATACAACGACCCCGATCACCCCGAGATCGGACCGATCGGCGTTTACGAGGGCGGGCGCTACTACGAGACTGACATTTTCAGGCCGTCGCAGAACTCAAAGATGCGCTCGCTCAACCGGGCGTTTGATGCCGTGTCTCGCGAGCAGATCATCCGGAAAATCTATGAACTGGTCGATCCCATCGACGTGCACACGCCGACCCTCACCACGTTGCTTAACAGTGGGCCTCTTTTAGTCGAGGTGATCGATCCTGCCGTCATCGACCTGCGCTGGTCGGTCGATGATGTTTTCATTGATACCGCTGACGACGACAATAGTTTCGACCCCCGAATGTTCGGCTACGCCTTTGGCACCTACGAGGTCCGTGCTCTTGCCGAGGACAACACGCCATGGGTCCGAACGCCATCGATCAAAGCGATGGTCTCCGAAGAAGTGGTTTGGGAAATAAACATCACCGGGCCAGCGATCGACCTTGACGGCAGCGGGTCGCTCACGCCCGACGATGTGGCGCTTGCCTTCACCTTTCTTGATGCCGGTGAGGGCTTCGACCTGGACGGGTCAGGCACCGGGGACCAGGCGGACATCGACTACCTGATCGGCACGATGATCGGGACTGCCTACGGCGACGCCAACCTTGACCTTCAGGTCGATATCGAAGACCTGAGCGTCCTTGCAGGCGGGTTCGGGCTGACAGGCCAGATCTGGAGTGGGGGCGATTTTGACGGGAACGGCTTAGTCGATCTCACGGACCTCTCTCTGCTGGCGGGCAACTGGGGCTTTGTTGCCTCGTCCGTGCCCGAGCCGGTCACCGCAGTCGGCTCGCTGGTGTGGGCTGTCTGGCTGCGTCGCCGCGGTCAGCTTTCTTAG